From Chryseobacterium sp. H1D6B, a single genomic window includes:
- a CDS encoding porin family protein, whose product MKQRFLALSSLLACITCSVEASAQQTPALHLGVKGGANFTKIAGSSNLSGKYDLGYQAGVMARVDLGRVYIQGEALLNKRKTSYDDKDGNSQKLKWNTVDVPVVAGYKFINTKDFNVRAYAGGIMTYSFNDNLSDSKSLQDGFKKFEKINAGITGGVGMDYKNFTLDLRYETGLTSISKEFKSRPHSFSLGIGYFLF is encoded by the coding sequence ATGAAACAACGATTTTTAGCTTTAAGTTCACTATTAGCATGCATTACGTGTTCGGTAGAAGCAAGTGCACAGCAGACACCAGCCCTTCATCTCGGGGTCAAGGGAGGGGCCAACTTCACTAAAATAGCAGGCTCTTCAAACCTCAGCGGAAAATATGATCTGGGGTACCAGGCAGGGGTAATGGCAAGGGTTGATCTTGGAAGAGTATATATCCAGGGAGAGGCTTTGCTCAATAAAAGGAAAACGTCATATGATGACAAGGACGGTAATTCTCAAAAATTAAAGTGGAATACTGTCGATGTTCCGGTTGTTGCCGGGTATAAATTTATCAATACTAAAGATTTTAACGTCAGAGCATACGCCGGCGGTATAATGACTTATTCGTTCAATGATAATTTATCTGACTCCAAAAGCTTACAGGATGGATTTAAAAAATTTGAAAAAATAAATGCGGGAATTACCGGCGGTGTCGGCATGGATTATAAAAATTTTACTTTAGATCTCAGATATGAAACAGGATTGACAAGCATCAGCAAGGAGTTTAAATCTAGGCCCCACAGCTTTTCTCTGGGAATCGGATATTTCCTGTTCTAA
- a CDS encoding LytTR family DNA-binding domain-containing protein, whose protein sequence is MTNYNLPKMKCLIIDDEPLARFHLKEMAEQIDFLEVIDTCATALEANSKVQDYQIDLLFLDINMPYLTGLEFLEQLENPPLCILTTAYSEYALEGYRLQVADYLLKPIAFNRFYQAVNKAQQQFIMSEKIKKHTTLDDPFLYVRQSDSFIKVSWVDILYIESMQNYTKLHFKDKSLVIHQTMKAVEESLSAEHFFRIHKSFLINITHIEMISGGRLYINKTELPISRTRKEELLNQVVYKKLISK, encoded by the coding sequence ATGACCAATTATAACCTTCCAAAGATGAAATGTTTAATTATAGATGATGAGCCGCTGGCAAGATTCCATCTTAAAGAAATGGCAGAACAAATTGATTTTTTAGAAGTTATAGATACTTGTGCAACCGCTTTGGAGGCAAATTCTAAAGTACAGGATTATCAAATAGATCTGCTTTTTCTTGATATTAATATGCCTTACTTAACGGGTCTTGAATTTTTGGAACAGTTAGAAAATCCGCCGTTATGTATTCTTACAACGGCTTATTCTGAATATGCTTTAGAAGGATACAGACTGCAGGTTGCCGATTATCTTCTGAAACCCATCGCTTTCAATCGTTTTTATCAGGCTGTCAATAAAGCTCAGCAGCAATTTATCATGTCTGAAAAAATAAAAAAGCACACTACTCTGGATGACCCTTTTTTATATGTACGCCAGTCTGATTCTTTTATAAAAGTTTCATGGGTAGACATTTTGTATATTGAAAGTATGCAGAATTACACAAAACTGCATTTTAAAGATAAATCTCTTGTCATTCATCAGACCATGAAGGCTGTAGAGGAATCACTTTCAGCTGAACATTTTTTTAGAATTCATAAATCCTTTTTAATCAATATTACCCATATTGAAATGATCTCTGGAGGACGCCTTTACATTAATAAAACTGAGCTTCCTATTTCCAGAACCCGTAAAGAAGAATTACTTAATCAGGTGGTGTATAAGAAGCTCATCAGCAAATAA
- a CDS encoding DUF59 domain-containing protein, whose protein sequence is MKFTDEQIADIGEDIIRTLKTVYDPEIPVDIYELGLIYDVQISEDGDVKIIMTLTTPNCPVAETLPQEVKDKTLEVEHVKTVDLELTFEPSWNKDMMSEEAKFELGML, encoded by the coding sequence ATGAAATTTACAGACGAACAAATTGCTGATATAGGAGAAGACATTATAAGAACGCTGAAAACAGTTTATGACCCTGAAATTCCAGTGGATATTTACGAACTTGGGCTGATCTATGATGTCCAGATTTCTGAGGACGGTGATGTGAAAATCATTATGACATTAACTACCCCAAACTGTCCAGTTGCAGAAACACTTCCACAGGAAGTAAAGGATAAGACGCTGGAAGTAGAACATGTAAAAACCGTAGACCTGGAACTTACTTTTGAACCAAGCTGGAATAAGGATATGATGAGTGAAGAGGCCAAGTTTGAATTAGGAATGCTTTAA
- the pepT gene encoding peptidase T, which produces MSSIEFNQEWREKLLNRFLNYVKIYSTSDAESETTPSTPRQWDIAKYIAEELKTIGLEDVSIDDHGYIMGYVPSNLENESKPVIGFISHYDTSPDFSGENVKPQVWENYDGNDLLLNKETGFTLSSSKFESLKKHTGETLITTDGTTLLGADDKAGCAEIVTAAEFLIANPQIKHGRVAVGFTPDEEIGRGAHKFDVKKFGAEWAYTMDGSEVGELEYENFNAAGAVVKIHGLSVHPGYAFGKMINACLLAAEFAQSLPANETPATTKGFDGFYHLMDINSDISEAKLQYIIRDHDDEKFEARKKFMEQKVAEFNQKHGEGTAEVEIKEQYRNMKQQFEGKMHIIDLAAKAMKEANIEPKIKAIRGGTDGAQLSYMGLPCPNIFAGGMNFHGPYEYVALESMEKAVEVIINIVKA; this is translated from the coding sequence ATGAGTAGTATAGAATTCAACCAAGAGTGGAGAGAAAAACTATTGAACCGTTTTCTTAATTATGTAAAAATATATTCAACAAGTGATGCAGAAAGTGAAACAACGCCTTCTACGCCCCGCCAGTGGGACATCGCAAAATACATTGCTGAAGAATTAAAAACCATCGGCTTAGAAGATGTTTCTATTGATGATCATGGTTATATTATGGGGTATGTTCCTTCTAATCTGGAAAATGAAAGCAAACCTGTAATTGGATTTATTTCACATTATGATACCTCACCTGATTTCAGTGGTGAAAATGTAAAACCTCAGGTTTGGGAAAATTATGACGGGAATGACCTTCTTTTAAATAAAGAAACAGGATTTACGCTGTCTTCTTCAAAATTTGAAAGTCTAAAAAAACATACAGGGGAAACGCTGATCACTACAGACGGAACGACTCTTCTTGGAGCTGATGACAAAGCGGGCTGTGCAGAGATCGTAACTGCCGCTGAATTTCTTATTGCCAATCCTCAAATTAAACACGGAAGAGTGGCTGTAGGCTTTACTCCTGATGAGGAAATTGGAAGAGGCGCTCATAAATTTGACGTTAAAAAATTCGGGGCTGAATGGGCTTACACGATGGACGGCAGTGAAGTGGGAGAATTAGAATATGAAAACTTCAATGCGGCTGGAGCTGTCGTTAAAATTCATGGACTAAGTGTACACCCTGGATACGCATTTGGAAAAATGATAAATGCCTGTCTCTTAGCTGCTGAATTTGCGCAATCACTTCCTGCAAACGAAACACCTGCTACTACAAAAGGTTTCGATGGGTTTTATCATTTAATGGATATCAACTCTGATATTTCTGAGGCTAAACTTCAGTATATCATCCGTGACCATGATGATGAGAAATTCGAGGCAAGAAAAAAATTCATGGAACAGAAGGTTGCTGAATTTAATCAGAAACATGGTGAAGGAACTGCAGAAGTTGAAATAAAAGAGCAGTACAGAAACATGAAACAGCAGTTTGAAGGGAAAATGCATATCATCGATCTTGCTGCAAAAGCAATGAAAGAGGCCAATATTGAGCCTAAAATAAAAGCGATTAGAGGAGGAACAGATGGTGCCCAATTATCTTATATGGGACTGCCTTGTCCAAACATTTTTGCCGGAGGAATGAATTTTCACGGACCTTACGAATATGTTGCTTTGGAGAGCATGGAAAAAGCTGTCGAAGTAATTATTAATATTGTAAAAGCATAA
- a CDS encoding hydroxymethylglutaryl-CoA lyase, with protein sequence MFLTECPRDAMQGWGEFIPTDKKIDYINALMEVGYDVLDSLSFVSPKAIPQMADSDEVAENIDKSLSNTKVSAIIGNYRGAEKALKHQSVDILGFPFSISETFQHRNTNKSQEEAFSEIIKIYDLAKSENRELNIYFSMAFGNPYGEMWKWEDVDFWANRFSEIGVKNILLSDTTGVATTETISLLFEKIPSKFPDINFGGHFHNRYEDSYSKLKAAYDKGCRRFDSAIKGIGGCPMAKDDLVGNMPTEQVINFMSVEKVEHTLNLLNFESAYNKAKDIFHF encoded by the coding sequence ATGTTTCTTACCGAATGTCCTAGAGATGCCATGCAAGGCTGGGGAGAGTTTATCCCGACTGATAAAAAAATCGATTACATCAATGCCTTAATGGAAGTGGGGTATGATGTGCTGGATAGTTTAAGCTTTGTTTCCCCAAAAGCAATCCCGCAGATGGCTGATTCTGACGAGGTGGCAGAAAATATTGATAAATCTTTATCTAATACCAAAGTGTCAGCAATTATCGGAAATTATAGAGGTGCAGAAAAAGCATTGAAACATCAATCAGTAGATATTTTAGGATTTCCTTTTTCTATCTCTGAAACTTTTCAGCATAGAAATACTAATAAAAGCCAGGAAGAAGCTTTTAGTGAGATCATTAAGATTTATGATTTAGCCAAAAGCGAGAACCGAGAATTGAACATTTATTTTTCAATGGCTTTTGGAAACCCTTATGGTGAGATGTGGAAATGGGAGGATGTAGATTTCTGGGCAAACCGGTTTTCAGAAATAGGAGTTAAAAACATCTTACTTTCTGATACAACAGGAGTTGCAACCACGGAGACGATCTCTCTCTTATTTGAAAAAATACCGTCTAAGTTTCCTGATATTAATTTTGGAGGACATTTCCACAACCGTTATGAAGACTCTTATTCAAAGTTGAAAGCGGCTTACGATAAAGGCTGCAGAAGATTCGACAGTGCAATAAAAGGAATCGGAGGCTGTCCGATGGCAAAGGATGATTTAGTTGGAAATATGCCTACAGAACAAGTCATTAACTTTATGAGTGTAGAAAAAGTAGAGCATACTCTAAACTTGTTAAACTTTGAAAGCGCTTATAATAAGGCTAAAGATATTTTTCATTTTTAA
- a CDS encoding tRNA-binding protein, with protein sequence MTVKPEISWPDFEKIDIRTGTIISVNDFEKARNPSYQLEIDFGDLGIRKSSAQITSLYEKEDLIGKQILAIVNFPKKQIANFFSECLVLGVYGDDKGEITLLTPSLPTKNGMQVG encoded by the coding sequence ATGACAGTAAAACCAGAAATATCCTGGCCGGATTTTGAAAAAATAGATATAAGAACAGGAACTATTATTTCCGTAAATGATTTTGAAAAAGCCAGAAACCCGTCTTATCAGTTAGAAATTGATTTTGGAGATCTGGGAATAAGAAAGTCTTCCGCTCAAATCACTTCACTTTACGAAAAAGAAGATCTGATTGGCAAACAAATTTTAGCAATTGTCAACTTTCCGAAGAAACAGATCGCTAATTTTTTCAGTGAATGTCTGGTTTTGGGAGTGTATGGAGATGATAAAGGAGAGATTACCCTTTTAACTCCGTCGCTGCCTACTAAGAATGGAATGCAGGTAGGATAA
- a CDS encoding sulfurtransferase encodes MSPIISVSELKENFQNTNLIILDARAGKEMYQNYLEKHIKGARFIDLDKDLAAIGEDAAFGGRHPLPNVQKFGETLSKLGIAENSWIVIYDDKNGANAAARAWWMLRSFGFENVQVLDGGIQSAEKKGLEFSSGEEIFEKASVIKKANWLLPTSNIEDVENEIENNTAVVIDVRDEYRYKGESEPIDLVAGHIPGAVNIPFSENLDEEGNFLKPEILKEKYIKLLQGNPEKLIIHCGSGVTACHTVLALDYAGFQIPNLYVGSWSEWSRRNKEIAKDL; translated from the coding sequence ATGTCTCCAATTATTTCCGTCTCTGAATTAAAGGAAAATTTCCAAAATACAAATCTCATCATTCTTGATGCAAGAGCCGGAAAAGAGATGTATCAAAATTATCTTGAAAAACATATCAAAGGAGCTAGATTTATTGATCTAGATAAGGATCTGGCAGCAATTGGAGAGGATGCTGCTTTTGGAGGAAGACATCCGCTTCCAAATGTTCAAAAATTTGGAGAGACACTTTCTAAGCTGGGAATTGCAGAAAACTCATGGATCGTAATCTATGATGATAAAAATGGGGCAAACGCAGCGGCAAGGGCGTGGTGGATGCTGAGGTCTTTTGGATTTGAAAATGTTCAGGTTTTGGATGGAGGAATTCAATCTGCCGAAAAAAAGGGATTAGAATTTTCATCCGGCGAAGAAATATTTGAGAAGGCTTCAGTAATTAAAAAAGCAAACTGGCTTCTCCCTACTTCAAATATTGAAGATGTTGAAAATGAGATAGAAAACAATACGGCAGTAGTAATTGATGTGAGAGATGAATACCGGTACAAAGGAGAATCAGAACCAATCGATCTGGTTGCGGGGCATATTCCCGGAGCGGTTAATATTCCTTTTTCTGAGAACTTAGATGAAGAAGGGAATTTTTTAAAACCGGAAATTCTAAAAGAAAAATATATAAAACTATTGCAGGGAAATCCAGAAAAATTAATCATTCACTGCGGCTCAGGAGTTACTGCGTGTCATACTGTTTTAGCGTTGGATTATGCTGGGTTCCAGATTCCTAACTTATATGTAGGTTCGTGGAGTGAGTGGAGCAGAAGGAATAAAGAAATAGCAAAAGATCTATAA
- a CDS encoding histidine kinase — MTKPFVLKKHIFVILFWLVFGAALWINFQSDSGRTNAFFQTLSIVTSSFIFTHFLTNKLLPQALRLKKMKLFLVEAAGVIMLLSLVYSFVYTYIEINSKAPLPPGFAAHLPVLWKGFYLSLPASFLINGSACGIKFYQEHGKIERDHILLQQAHLENQLKLLQDQINPHVMFNVLNHIHILMKSNTELASFLLLKFSDILRYQLYHCNQNQVFLDKEIEYLQNLVEVEKLRWGNELNVKAVWNLSNKKAFIAPLLLVPFIENAFKYVCRLPGHTGYITISCKEENNILSFYVENSYSDMTTYKKKDGAHGIGLQNVKKRLDLQYPDSHTLDIKSDESIFKVSLTLKLSEEHDQL; from the coding sequence ATGACAAAGCCTTTTGTTTTAAAAAAGCACATTTTCGTTATCCTTTTCTGGCTGGTCTTCGGTGCAGCGCTATGGATCAATTTTCAGTCTGACTCAGGAAGAACCAACGCTTTTTTTCAAACACTCTCCATTGTAACAAGTTCTTTTATTTTTACTCATTTTTTAACTAATAAACTGCTTCCACAGGCTTTAAGATTAAAAAAAATGAAACTCTTTTTAGTAGAAGCTGCCGGAGTCATTATGCTGCTGAGCCTTGTGTATTCATTCGTTTATACTTATATCGAAATTAATTCTAAAGCGCCTCTGCCTCCAGGGTTTGCAGCACACCTTCCTGTTTTGTGGAAAGGTTTTTATTTATCCCTGCCTGCCTCTTTTCTTATTAATGGATCTGCCTGCGGTATTAAATTTTATCAGGAACACGGAAAAATAGAAAGGGATCATATCTTACTGCAGCAGGCACATTTGGAAAACCAGCTTAAATTGTTACAGGACCAGATCAATCCGCATGTGATGTTCAATGTTTTGAACCACATTCATATTCTGATGAAATCTAATACAGAACTTGCTTCTTTTTTACTTCTTAAATTTTCTGATATCCTCCGATACCAGCTGTATCACTGCAATCAAAATCAAGTATTTTTAGATAAGGAAATAGAATATCTTCAAAACTTAGTAGAGGTAGAAAAATTAAGATGGGGAAACGAACTAAACGTAAAAGCGGTTTGGAATCTGAGTAACAAGAAGGCTTTCATTGCTCCTCTTCTTCTCGTTCCTTTTATAGAAAACGCTTTTAAATATGTATGCCGGCTGCCCGGACATACAGGGTATATCACCATTTCCTGTAAAGAAGAAAACAATATCCTGTCATTTTATGTTGAAAATTCTTATTCTGATATGACCACCTACAAAAAGAAAGACGGCGCCCACGGAATAGGACTGCAGAATGTAAAAAAACGTTTAGACCTTCAGTATCCTGATTCGCATACGCTGGATATTAAATCTGATGAAAGTATCTTTAAAGTATCCTTAACCTTAAAACTATCTGAAGAACATGACCAATTATAA
- a CDS encoding 3'-5' exonuclease: protein MIQNIPLERILFIDIETVPNASSWDDLSETDQYLWDKKTRFQRKDEVSAEDFYPERAGIMAEFGKIICITIGMLEKNETLKIKSFADHDEKKLLQSFGEIFNSPRLRDIILCAHNGKEFDFPWIARRFLINGMQPPVPFQLFGKKPWEIPHIDTMELWKFGDYKSFVSLELLAHVFGIPTPKDDIDGSMVSSIYYIEKDLQRIVDYCEKDVLTLANVFRRLRQEDLLQRNINLD, encoded by the coding sequence ATGATACAAAACATCCCTTTAGAAAGAATCTTATTCATTGATATTGAAACCGTTCCGAACGCATCTTCATGGGACGATTTATCTGAGACTGATCAATATCTCTGGGATAAGAAAACAAGATTCCAGAGAAAAGATGAGGTTTCTGCAGAAGATTTTTATCCAGAAAGAGCCGGAATTATGGCCGAATTTGGAAAAATCATCTGTATTACCATCGGAATGCTCGAAAAAAACGAAACATTAAAGATCAAAAGTTTTGCAGACCATGATGAAAAAAAGCTGCTGCAGAGTTTCGGTGAGATCTTTAACAGCCCGAGACTCCGGGACATCATTCTTTGTGCCCATAATGGTAAAGAATTCGATTTTCCATGGATTGCAAGACGATTTTTAATTAATGGAATGCAGCCCCCGGTGCCGTTTCAGCTTTTCGGGAAAAAACCATGGGAAATTCCGCATATTGATACGATGGAACTTTGGAAGTTCGGAGACTATAAAAGCTTTGTTTCATTGGAGTTACTCGCTCATGTTTTTGGAATTCCAACACCCAAAGATGACATAGACGGCTCAATGGTTTCATCAATCTACTACATAGAAAAAGACTTGCAAAGAATAGTGGACTATTGTGAAAAAGATGTGTTAACTTTGGCAAACGTTTTCCGACGGCTTCGTCAGGAAGATTTATTGCAAAGAAATATCAATCTCGATTAA
- a CDS encoding NADP-dependent oxidoreductase codes for MKAVIIKEFGPASALEIVDMEKPQITDDEVLIRVKAIGINPVDTKIRSGAHISSKTLPLPVVLGKDVSGIIEMTGKNVHHFKAGDAVFGLATQTYAEYVAVSPEFIVKKPENISFEEASAVSLAGLTAYQAVHEHLKIVSGEHILIQSAAGGVGHLAVQFAKIAGAFVSGTSSGKNIDFIKSLGVDQPIDYKNERFEERVSDLDAVLDTMGHEILYRSINCTKPGGRVVCLPSSTKDDPKAVEYAQERNINLMWMMLSFKREHLQVIAELLKDGRLKVHVDKILPMEKIVQAHEEIETHGTQGKIVIQIP; via the coding sequence ATGAAAGCAGTAATTATAAAAGAATTTGGACCGGCCAGCGCCCTTGAAATTGTAGATATGGAGAAACCCCAAATCACAGATGATGAGGTTTTAATAAGGGTAAAAGCCATAGGAATAAATCCCGTAGATACTAAAATCCGTTCCGGCGCACATATTTCCTCTAAAACCCTTCCATTACCTGTTGTTCTAGGAAAAGACGTAAGCGGAATTATTGAGATGACCGGTAAAAATGTTCATCATTTTAAAGCGGGTGATGCAGTTTTTGGTTTGGCAACACAGACTTACGCAGAATACGTGGCCGTAAGCCCTGAATTCATTGTCAAAAAACCTGAAAACATCAGTTTTGAAGAAGCCTCGGCTGTTTCACTGGCTGGACTTACTGCTTATCAGGCAGTTCATGAGCATTTGAAAATCGTTTCTGGAGAACACATTTTAATACAGTCTGCAGCCGGAGGTGTCGGCCATTTGGCGGTACAGTTTGCGAAAATAGCAGGTGCTTTTGTAAGCGGAACCTCTTCAGGAAAAAATATTGATTTTATAAAAAGTCTTGGTGTTGACCAGCCCATTGATTATAAAAACGAACGATTTGAAGAAAGAGTATCAGATCTTGACGCTGTATTGGATACAATGGGACACGAGATATTATACCGGTCGATTAACTGCACAAAACCCGGAGGAAGAGTCGTATGCCTTCCCTCTTCTACAAAAGATGATCCTAAAGCTGTTGAATATGCCCAAGAAAGAAATATTAATTTAATGTGGATGATGCTTTCATTTAAAAGAGAGCATTTACAAGTGATTGCAGAACTTCTTAAAGACGGAAGGCTTAAAGTGCATGTAGATAAAATCCTGCCCATGGAAAAAATAGTACAGGCTCATGAGGAAATTGAAACCCACGGCACACAGGGAAAGATCGTCATTCAAATTCCTTGA